In one Gemmatimonas aurantiaca genomic region, the following are encoded:
- a CDS encoding class I adenylate-forming enzyme family protein: MATSWSLAPLVEQRAQETPEHVLATDGARTWTYRQVDADASALAAAFTELGLGAGDRIAVHLPNGVEWIVATLAAAKLGAVVVPVSPQLSVHDLRYQLRHAEASAVVTIERWNGVDYLQRFEELLGDLPDLQYVVTVGEEDLWYDDRIFQFEDLISSGSGKPVKRGPVDDTPDLALMYTSGTMGKPKAVQLSHRAVVENAVRTATVLAVRPEDRVLTLVSFSAIFGFSAMVGTMVSGATIVLQPSFDAVAALPLMSTTRTTVVLGVPAQFHLLMREPSFDAATLSSIRTGLMAGSAVGEALVRKVRRWCDVLVGYGLTETGGAVTVTRLDDGEDRRLHSVGCPMPGIEVMAMDLLSGALHGPEAVGELAVRGSNVMRGYLRMPAETAKVLTPEGYFLTGDLGIIDEDGCVRILGRRQETISRGGVQLYPREIEDRLRAHPAVDDVCVIGVPHDVMGELVCACIVAVEGAVITGDEIKRFARDTMAADKVPDLVRFFDAFPMTGSGKVRRRELARAIALSANALSASAL, translated from the coding sequence ATGGCAACCTCGTGGTCCCTCGCCCCTCTCGTCGAACAGCGCGCTCAGGAGACCCCCGAGCACGTGCTGGCCACGGATGGTGCACGGACATGGACGTACCGACAGGTCGACGCCGATGCGTCTGCCCTGGCCGCGGCGTTCACGGAACTGGGGTTGGGGGCAGGTGACCGGATTGCCGTTCACCTGCCGAACGGCGTCGAATGGATCGTGGCCACGCTGGCCGCGGCGAAGCTCGGCGCCGTCGTGGTGCCTGTCAGTCCGCAGCTCAGTGTCCACGATCTGCGCTATCAGCTTCGGCACGCCGAAGCGAGCGCGGTGGTCACCATCGAGCGATGGAACGGCGTGGACTATCTCCAGCGCTTCGAGGAGTTGCTGGGCGATCTTCCCGATCTGCAGTACGTCGTCACGGTCGGTGAGGAGGATCTGTGGTACGACGATCGGATCTTCCAGTTCGAAGACCTGATTTCGAGCGGCTCGGGCAAGCCGGTGAAGCGCGGGCCGGTGGACGACACGCCGGATCTCGCGCTGATGTACACCTCGGGCACGATGGGCAAGCCCAAGGCGGTGCAGCTGTCGCATCGGGCGGTGGTGGAGAACGCGGTGCGTACGGCCACGGTGCTGGCGGTGCGTCCCGAAGACCGGGTGCTCACGCTGGTGTCGTTCAGTGCCATCTTCGGCTTCAGCGCCATGGTGGGCACGATGGTCAGCGGCGCCACGATCGTGCTGCAGCCCTCGTTCGATGCCGTGGCGGCGCTGCCGCTCATGAGCACCACGCGGACCACCGTGGTGCTGGGGGTGCCCGCGCAGTTCCATCTGCTCATGCGCGAGCCGTCGTTCGACGCGGCGACGCTGAGCAGCATCCGCACGGGCCTGATGGCCGGCAGTGCGGTGGGCGAGGCACTGGTGCGCAAGGTGCGCCGATGGTGCGATGTGCTGGTCGGGTATGGGCTCACCGAAACAGGCGGGGCGGTCACCGTCACGCGCCTCGACGACGGTGAAGACCGTCGGTTGCACTCGGTGGGATGTCCGATGCCCGGCATCGAGGTGATGGCCATGGACCTGCTGTCCGGCGCGTTGCACGGCCCCGAAGCCGTGGGCGAACTCGCCGTGCGCGGATCGAATGTCATGCGGGGCTATCTCCGCATGCCGGCCGAAACGGCCAAGGTCCTCACGCCGGAGGGATACTTCCTCACCGGCGATCTCGGCATCATCGACGAGGATGGCTGCGTGCGCATCCTCGGACGCCGACAGGAAACGATCTCGCGGGGCGGCGTGCAGCTCTATCCGCGCGAGATCGAGGATCGCCTGCGGGCGCATCCGGCAGTGGACGATGTCTGCGTGATCGGTGTTCCCCATGACGTCATGGGAGAACTGGTCTGCGCATGCATCGTGGCGGTGGAAGGGGCAGTCATCACGGGCGACGAGATCAAGCGTTTTGCCCGCGACACGATGGCTGCCGACAAGGTTCCCGACCTCGTCCGCTTCTTCGACGCGTTCCCGATGACCGGGAGCGGCAAGGTGCGTCGGCGAGAGCTCGCGCGTGCGATCGCGCTGAGTGCGAACGCCCTGAGCGCTTCGGCGCTGTAG
- a CDS encoding DNA-3-methyladenine glycosylase, whose protein sequence is MPTTPLPAAFYLRDAEQVARDLLGCVLQHDDGTHVVSGRIIETEAYLGPHDPASHSAAGRTARTWHMFGPPGTAYVYFIYGMHWCVNAVTGDDGYGSAVLIRALAPLKGVDIMRARRPKARTDATLCDGPGKLCAALGITRQHDGTALTGGSSLTIRSGTPVADHGVIVGPRVGISKAVDWPLRFRVR, encoded by the coding sequence ATGCCCACGACCCCACTGCCTGCCGCGTTCTATCTGCGCGACGCCGAACAGGTCGCGCGCGATCTGCTGGGATGTGTGCTGCAACACGACGATGGGACGCATGTGGTGAGTGGTCGCATCATCGAAACCGAGGCGTATCTCGGTCCACACGATCCCGCCTCACACTCTGCCGCTGGCCGCACGGCGCGCACCTGGCACATGTTCGGCCCGCCCGGTACGGCGTACGTGTACTTCATCTATGGCATGCACTGGTGCGTGAACGCGGTCACCGGTGACGACGGATACGGGAGCGCGGTGCTCATCCGCGCGCTCGCTCCGCTCAAAGGCGTGGACATCATGCGGGCCCGTCGTCCCAAAGCCCGCACCGATGCCACGTTGTGCGACGGACCGGGAAAGCTGTGTGCGGCGCTGGGGATCACCCGCCAGCATGACGGCACGGCGCTCACCGGGGGCTCGTCGCTCACGATTCGCTCCGGTACGCCGGTGGCCGATCACGGGGTGATCGTCGGTCCCCGCGTGGGCATCAGCAAGGCCGTCGACTGGCCGTTGCGGTTCCGCGTGCGATAA
- a CDS encoding ATP-binding protein: MNEMRKQIDTKPETGSPRTRTRTESRSGAGPASRDGTRAPFRTRLFAMLLLFALIPTVVVTLAWTGLAARTLSMLSARSAWERVAKSGEEALRAVQGTSLAPAQRQVLERHEAELRESAQLARRFDFVAGRSMRLVLVGAVLVVVVVAVGASRVAGHLSRQLSRPLDELVGWTGLIRMGRPLPEQPERRGAPEFEVLRSGMRTMAQELETGRRRALEAERAEAFRESARRFAHELKNPLTPIRFAVDRLRRQAPDELRDTVEVLAEEAARLETMARSFAQFGRLPDGPPAEIDVAELVTRVSRAVVPDRLTLELACAEDLPLVTGFHEALVRAVTNILINAVDATTTGTITVTVYREAAAVGIRISDTGAGMPPDVLQRIFEPYVTTKPGGTGLGLAIARQTIEAHRGTIVASSTVGSGTTMIVRLPIDVDATAAHHLALQTGVRA; encoded by the coding sequence ATGAACGAGATGCGGAAGCAGATCGACACGAAACCGGAGACCGGCTCCCCTCGTACGAGAACCCGTACGGAATCCCGTTCGGGCGCCGGCCCCGCATCGCGGGACGGCACCCGTGCTCCGTTTCGTACGCGCCTGTTCGCGATGTTGTTGCTCTTCGCCCTCATTCCGACGGTCGTGGTCACGCTGGCCTGGACTGGACTCGCCGCCCGCACCCTCTCGATGCTGTCGGCGCGCTCGGCTTGGGAGCGGGTCGCGAAGAGTGGGGAGGAGGCGCTGCGGGCGGTCCAGGGGACGTCGCTGGCCCCCGCGCAGCGGCAGGTGCTGGAGCGACACGAGGCCGAGCTCCGCGAGTCGGCCCAACTCGCCCGTCGCTTCGACTTTGTGGCCGGCCGGTCCATGCGGCTGGTCCTGGTGGGAGCCGTACTGGTGGTGGTGGTAGTGGCCGTGGGCGCTTCACGGGTCGCGGGGCATCTCAGTCGCCAACTGAGCCGCCCGCTCGACGAACTGGTGGGATGGACGGGACTGATCCGCATGGGGCGGCCGCTTCCCGAACAGCCGGAGCGCCGTGGCGCACCGGAGTTCGAAGTACTCAGATCGGGGATGCGCACGATGGCTCAGGAACTCGAAACGGGACGACGCCGCGCGCTGGAGGCCGAGCGCGCCGAGGCGTTTCGCGAGTCGGCCCGTCGTTTCGCGCATGAACTCAAGAACCCGTTGACGCCCATCCGCTTTGCCGTCGATCGGTTGCGTCGTCAGGCCCCCGACGAATTGCGCGACACCGTGGAAGTGCTGGCGGAAGAAGCCGCGCGTCTCGAGACCATGGCCCGCAGCTTCGCGCAGTTCGGGCGGTTGCCCGACGGCCCTCCCGCGGAGATCGACGTGGCCGAACTCGTCACCCGCGTCTCCCGCGCGGTGGTGCCCGATCGCCTGACCCTGGAGCTGGCGTGTGCCGAAGACCTGCCGCTGGTCACCGGCTTCCACGAAGCGCTGGTCCGCGCGGTCACCAACATTCTCATCAACGCGGTGGATGCCACGACCACGGGAACGATCACCGTCACGGTGTATCGTGAAGCCGCGGCCGTGGGGATCCGCATCAGCGATACTGGAGCCGGCATGCCGCCCGACGTGCTGCAGCGCATCTTCGAACCCTATGTCACCACCAAACCGGGCGGCACGGGGCTCGGCCTCGCCATCGCCCGACAGACCATCGAAGCGCATCGTGGCACGATCGTCGCATCCAGTACCGTCGGCAGCGGCACGACCATGATCGTCCGTCTGCCCATCGACGTCGACGCAACAGCCGCCCACCACCTCGCGTTGCAGACCGGAGTGAGAGCATGA
- a CDS encoding NYN domain-containing protein, translating into MSRHLSRSGASAPSRSVAPFHRGPAAVAPVTSPNAAPPAHAPNAALLIDFDNVTMGIRSDLQEELKNLLSSDIVKGKVAVRRAYADWRRYPQYIVPLTEASIDLIFAPAYGSSKKNATDIRLAIDALELVFTRPEIGTFVLLSGDSDFSSMVIKLKEYGKYVIGVGIRESSSDLLVMNCDEYYSYNALAGLVKTGEDETTRWDPWELVTEAVGRMKRNGDVMRSDRLKQVMQEIDASFDEKNLGHPKFSRFVQDAQHRGLLHVTKLESGQLEVDVPEGTTSALAPSIPAPSAESETRREGDRDRDDRRGRRGRRGRGRDRYDRERDGDRDNGAESIDIDATVDAETSVPLDETAEVPIPQYDPTLVEPTGIRPLPSEDGGEAGTVPAAESGADEGDVAAAEDTDRRDRGRRRGRGRDRFRDRDRGERTEAPREGDRETVAAAPTPSSLGAPFNMPVADTVGRSGERLTRSDAFDLVRRAVESLVSGDAVTSASAARQRAFELLGRDSESLAPRMFERILQDAHDANLIDLRRRGDDWEVARAADAASIVEQLKTADDAHKAAAAAQAAAQPAAPRGMGARGIGGRVAGGRGKAGVPPELLMVGVVAPVGGAAPVSAVPAAPVAAPAAEIAAPSDVAPPAGEAAPAATEAPSEASGTARGRKMPAKKAPNARKAAPSAKAGNKPQAAAKAPAKPAPAAKAPAAKTPAARTPTKSPAKKAATKVATKTPAKKAAKKK; encoded by the coding sequence ATGAGTCGTCATCTTTCCCGGTCGGGCGCGTCGGCGCCGTCCCGTTCCGTTGCACCGTTCCATCGTGGGCCGGCCGCCGTTGCCCCGGTCACGTCGCCCAATGCCGCGCCGCCGGCGCATGCGCCCAATGCCGCGCTGCTCATCGACTTCGACAACGTCACGATGGGCATCCGCTCCGATCTGCAGGAGGAGCTCAAGAATCTCCTCTCGTCGGACATCGTGAAGGGCAAGGTCGCGGTGCGCCGCGCCTACGCCGACTGGCGTCGCTATCCGCAATACATCGTGCCGCTCACCGAGGCGTCGATCGATCTCATCTTCGCGCCGGCGTACGGCTCGTCGAAGAAGAACGCCACCGACATCCGTCTCGCGATCGATGCGCTCGAACTGGTGTTCACCCGTCCCGAGATCGGCACCTTCGTGCTGCTCTCCGGTGATTCCGACTTCTCGAGCATGGTCATCAAGCTCAAGGAGTACGGCAAGTACGTGATCGGCGTGGGCATTCGCGAGTCGTCGAGCGACCTGCTGGTCATGAACTGCGACGAGTATTACTCGTACAACGCGCTCGCCGGTCTGGTGAAGACGGGCGAAGACGAGACCACGCGCTGGGACCCGTGGGAACTGGTCACCGAGGCCGTGGGACGCATGAAGCGGAACGGCGACGTCATGCGCTCCGACCGTCTCAAGCAGGTGATGCAGGAGATCGACGCGTCGTTCGACGAGAAGAATCTCGGACATCCCAAGTTCTCGCGCTTCGTGCAGGACGCGCAGCATCGTGGTCTGCTGCACGTCACGAAGCTGGAGAGCGGTCAGCTCGAAGTGGACGTACCCGAAGGCACGACGTCGGCGCTGGCCCCGTCGATTCCGGCGCCGTCTGCCGAGTCCGAAACCCGCCGTGAGGGTGATCGCGATCGGGACGACCGTCGCGGTCGTCGCGGTCGTCGTGGGCGTGGCCGTGACCGGTACGATCGGGAACGGGATGGCGATCGCGACAACGGCGCTGAGTCGATCGATATCGACGCGACCGTGGATGCGGAGACCAGCGTGCCGCTCGATGAGACGGCCGAGGTACCGATTCCGCAGTACGACCCGACACTGGTCGAGCCGACGGGGATCCGTCCGTTGCCGTCGGAGGACGGCGGCGAGGCGGGCACCGTTCCGGCTGCCGAGTCGGGAGCTGACGAAGGAGACGTCGCTGCCGCGGAAGACACGGATCGTCGCGATCGGGGCCGTCGCCGTGGCCGCGGGCGTGATCGGTTCCGGGATCGGGATCGGGGCGAGCGCACGGAGGCGCCGCGTGAGGGGGACCGGGAAACGGTCGCTGCCGCGCCGACGCCGTCGTCGCTGGGAGCGCCGTTCAACATGCCGGTGGCGGACACGGTGGGCCGCAGCGGTGAACGGCTCACGCGCAGCGATGCGTTCGATCTGGTGCGTCGCGCGGTCGAGTCGCTGGTCAGCGGTGACGCCGTGACGAGCGCCAGCGCCGCGCGCCAGCGGGCGTTCGAGTTGCTGGGTCGCGACAGTGAGTCACTGGCCCCACGCATGTTCGAGCGGATTCTGCAGGACGCGCACGACGCCAACCTCATCGACCTGCGTCGTCGTGGCGACGATTGGGAAGTGGCGCGTGCGGCCGATGCGGCGAGCATCGTCGAGCAGCTCAAGACGGCTGACGATGCGCACAAGGCCGCGGCGGCGGCGCAGGCGGCGGCGCAACCTGCCGCGCCGCGGGGCATGGGCGCGCGTGGTATCGGCGGACGGGTGGCTGGTGGCCGCGGAAAGGCCGGTGTGCCGCCCGAACTGCTGATGGTCGGGGTGGTGGCGCCGGTGGGTGGCGCGGCGCCCGTCTCCGCGGTGCCTGCGGCTCCTGTGGCCGCCCCTGCCGCGGAGATCGCGGCCCCGTCGGATGTCGCACCGCCGGCCGGGGAAGCGGCGCCAGCCGCGACTGAAGCGCCATCGGAAGCGTCCGGTACGGCCAGGGGACGCAAGATGCCCGCGAAGAAAGCCCCGAACGCCCGCAAGGCGGCACCGTCGGCCAAGGCCGGCAACAAGCCACAGGCCGCGGCGAAAGCGCCGGCAAAGCCTGCGCCGGCCGCCAAGGCCCCTGCTGCCAAGACCCCGGCGGCCAGGACGCCCACCAAGAGTCCGGCCAAGAAGGCGGCCACGAAAGTGGCCACCAAGACGCCCGCAAAAAAGGCGGCGAAGAAGAAGTGA